The nucleotide window GGCCGATCACCCTCTCAGGTCGGCTACGCATCGTCGCCTTGGTGAGCCGTTACCTCACCAACTAGCTAATGCGCCGCGGGCCCATCTGTAAGTGATAGCCGAAACCATCTTTTATTCTTAAACCATGTGGTTCAAGAGATTATCCGGTATTAGCTCCGGTTTCCCGAAGTTATCCCAGTCTTACAGGCAGGTTGCCCACGTGTTACTCACCCGTCCGCCGCTGAATCAGAGGAGCAAGCTCCTCGTCATCCGCTCGACTTGCATGTATTAGGCACGCCGCCAGCGTTCGTCCTGAGCCAGGATCAAACTCTCCGAAAAGGGTTTGATTGCTCAAACTTAAACTGACTTGGTTGTTGAACTAGAGTTCAACTTGTTTTGCACGCTTGACATTTTGTTTAGTTTTCAAAGAACATTTTTGTAACATCATTTATGTTACTATAACATTTTTGTTTTGTCAACATTTTTCGACATACTTCTTCTCGTTACAAAGTGTATTATATATACCTCGTAACAGCAACTTTTATAATATACCACCTTCATTAATTAAAGTCAACTTACTTTTTTAAAAAAAGTTATATATGTTTGCGTTGCTCTTTTTCCACTTAAACAAAAATATCTAAGCCAAGACTATTAAAAGTAATAGTAAGGACCTAGATATGTTAAGAATTAAATATAAACCTAAATTTCGTTAAATCATAAAATCATATGTTCAATTGCAAACAGAGCGATTATGCCTGGAATACCCAATATCCCAGATACAGCAGCTGTTACTAAATTTATCGGAACATGTAAATCTACCAACATTCCAAGCGAATTAATTAAAAATAATCCCAAAGCCCCGACCATCACTTTTACTAGTACCTGTCCTGCTACTCTAACGGGTTTAATTGGAGCACCTAATATAAGCAATATTCCTATTAAACCTCCGAGCATAACAACAATTGTTACTGGCTCAAGCATATTAATGTCCACTTGTATACCACCCTCCATACTTTGTCCCATTTATTACTTATCTTTATGAAAGGAGTATATAAAAAAGAACAGAGGTTGTTTTACAAACCTCTGCTACTTTTGTCGGATTTTCGCCTCACGAACCATATAAAAATACTTTACTTCAGCTAATTTATAATAATATAGTAGTTCCTCTGAGGGTTCTACCGCTTTTTCAACTAACGTTTTATTCCTCATCCATTCATCTTTAAGATTAGTTATTAATTCCCAAAGATTATTTTCAATAGTTTTATTAAGTCTGCCTTTTCTGCGAAAGAACATAAAATCCCCCCGGATTAGAGCTCACGTCTACCTTCTAGCGCTTTAGATAATGTCACTTCGTCAGCATATTCCAGATCACCGCCAACCGGTAATCCATGGGCAATCCTTGTAATTCGGATTCCCGTTGGCTTTACTAAACGTGAAATATACATGGCAGTAGCTTCACCTTCGATATTTGGGTTTGTAGCTAGAATAATTTCTTTAACTTCATCATCCTGTAGTCTTTTTAGAAGTTCTGAAATCTTTATGTCCTCGGGACCTATCCCATCCATCGGCGAAATAGCCCCATGAAGGACATGATATAAACCATGATATTCTCTCATTTTTTCCATTGCTATTACATCTTTAGGATCTTGCACGATACAAATGACACTTCGGTCGCGATGGTTATCATCACAAATGGAACAAGGATCCCTGTCAGTAATATTAAAACAAACAGAACAATGCTTTAGGTTCCGTTTAGCATTAACTAATGCTTTTCCAAAATCCAGAACATCATCTTCTTTCATTTTTAAGACAAAAAAGGCCAGACGAACGGCTGTTTTAGGACCGATACCTGGCAATTTCATAAAGCTATCTATTAGCTTCGCAATTGGTTCAGGGTAATGCATTATATTATATCCTCTCTAATTAAAATAACCCTGGGATATTCATTCCCTTTGTAAATTGTCCCATTGTTTCATTTGTTTTTTCATCAACCTTTTTTAATGCATCATTTGTTGCAGCTAACACTAAATCCTGGAGCATTTCAATATCCTCAGGATCGACAACCTCTTCCTTGATTTTAACCTCTTTTACTTCTTTTGCTCCTGATACAGTTACTGTAACCATTCCGCCACCTGCAGTTCCTTCAAAAACCATTGCCATTAGTTCTTCCTGTGATTGTTGCATTTTCTTTTGCATCTTTTGCATCTGTTTCATCATATTATTCATATTTCCCATTCCACCACGCATTATAGTGAAACCTCCTTTAATCTTTAATTTCTATAAGATCAGAACCAAATAATTTTTTTGCTTCTGATATTAATGGGTCTTCCTCTTGCACCTCATCAGAACTACTTTCATTTCGTTGATCGCGAATGAACTCTTCCTTAATCTTTTCCCACTCTTCAATGGTTATCGCTAACATCCGCATTTCTGAACCTACTGTCTCTTTTAGGGTCAATTCAATAATATCACGCTTATTATTCGATGCCATCTGACAATGAAATTCATGCTTAAACGCTAGGACAAAGGCTGTTTTAGATGCAGCTACTACTTTAGCATCAAGCAACATGGCCTGCGCAGCAATTTCTCTGTTTTTTAAATTATTTAAAAAGCTCCCCCATTGACTAGCAACGAAATTCAAGTCCTGTTTTGACGCTGCTTTTAACATTTCTTTAATAGGACCAACAGGTGTTTTAAAAGATCGTTTCGATGCTACCTTAGTTGCTTTTTTATCTTTTTCCGCGGACTGTTCAGAACTAGAGCCAACTGTAATCCCTTGTTTCTTTACTTTTTCTAACTCAGTTTCTAATTCAGTGACTCGTTTTAAGAGACTTTCTATCTCTTGATTTGATCCAGTACCACCAGAATACTCTAATTGACATAAATTCACTAATGCCAATTCAAGAAAAATTTTGGGATGGTTAGTCCACTTCATTTCTTGTTGACTCTCATTTAATTTACCTATAATCCCATATATTAAATCCGCTGGGGTAGCTTGCGACAAGCTTTTAAATTGATCATCTACAACAGCTCGTTCCAACATCCCTTCTAAATGTGGTGCTGTTTGGTATAACAAAAGATCACGGAAGTAAAAAATCAAATCTTCAATAAAACGATTCGGCTCTTTACCTAAGTTTATTAATTGATCTACTGTATGAAGAGCTTGAACTACATCACGATTTAATATAGCTTGTGCGGCTTCAATTAAGAATCCTTGTGAAACTGCACCTGTAATTGACAATACATCTTCAGTTGTTACTTTATCATCACTAAAGGATATCGCCTGGTCTAGTAAACTTAGCGCATCACGCATACCGCCTTCTGCTGCTTTAGCGATAAGCTGCAAGGCCCCTTCCTCAAGGGTTACTCGTTGAGCATCTGTAATTTCTTTCATACGTTCAACCATAAAACGAGGTGAAATCCTTTTGAACTCGAATCGCTGACATCTCGAAATGATCGTTAAAGGTATCTTATGCTGTTCAGTCGTTGCTAAAATAAAAATAACATGTTTCGGCGGTTCTTCTAATGTTTTTAACAATGCATTAAAAGCTCCAATTGATAGCATATGCACTTCATCTATTATGTAGACTTTATAACGTACAGAACTTGGCGCATATTTTACCTTATCACGAATATCCCGAATTTCTTCAACACCGTTATTCGATGCAGCATCTATTTCAATCACATCAGAAATGGAACCATCTGTTATGCCACGACAAGCGGCGCATTCGTTACACGGCTCACTAACAGGTGCTTTCTCACAATTTACTGCTTTGGCAAGTATTTTGGCAGCACTTGTTTTACCTGTTCCACGAGGTCCTGAAAATAAATAAGCATGGGAGAATTTCTCTTGGACAAGAGCATTTTGTAGTGTTCTAGTTATATGTTCTTGGCCTACAACATCGTGAAAAACCTGTGGTCTCCAAACCCTATATAATGCTTGATAAGCCATCTCCCACACCTTCCTTCTTTAATAAACTAAAATTCAATATATACATACTAGTCTATTATACCTGATTGCCTGTTAATTTTCCAAAGTTACCTGTAGAGCGGATAATAGAAAGATCGGTGTAATCAATATTTTCCTGAATTGCAAAAAAACAACTCACCTAATTTAAGATGAGTTGTTCACATGTCCTCAAATTTGCCGTGCACCTTCTGTCGATAATGCTACCATAAGCGTTACTTAAGCAGTTAGCTCGGCCCAGGCAACCCTACGGCACACGGGATGGTCCACTTACTGCTGCTTCCTTCCGGACCTGACAGGGTTCATGGGTTCCCGTTGCGTAGGACCCAG belongs to Bacillus sp. Marseille-P3661 and includes:
- the recR gene encoding recombination mediator RecR, whose translation is MHYPEPIAKLIDSFMKLPGIGPKTAVRLAFFVLKMKEDDVLDFGKALVNAKRNLKHCSVCFNITDRDPCSICDDNHRDRSVICIVQDPKDVIAMEKMREYHGLYHVLHGAISPMDGIGPEDIKISELLKRLQDDEVKEIILATNPNIEGEATAMYISRLVKPTGIRITRIAHGLPVGGDLEYADEVTLSKALEGRREL
- a CDS encoding pro-sigmaK processing inhibitor BofA family protein, coding for MDINMLEPVTIVVMLGGLIGILLILGAPIKPVRVAGQVLVKVMVGALGLFLINSLGMLVDLHVPINLVTAAVSGILGIPGIIALFAIEHMIL
- the dnaX gene encoding DNA polymerase III subunit gamma/tau, encoding MAYQALYRVWRPQVFHDVVGQEHITRTLQNALVQEKFSHAYLFSGPRGTGKTSAAKILAKAVNCEKAPVSEPCNECAACRGITDGSISDVIEIDAASNNGVEEIRDIRDKVKYAPSSVRYKVYIIDEVHMLSIGAFNALLKTLEEPPKHVIFILATTEQHKIPLTIISRCQRFEFKRISPRFMVERMKEITDAQRVTLEEGALQLIAKAAEGGMRDALSLLDQAISFSDDKVTTEDVLSITGAVSQGFLIEAAQAILNRDVVQALHTVDQLINLGKEPNRFIEDLIFYFRDLLLYQTAPHLEGMLERAVVDDQFKSLSQATPADLIYGIIGKLNESQQEMKWTNHPKIFLELALVNLCQLEYSGGTGSNQEIESLLKRVTELETELEKVKKQGITVGSSSEQSAEKDKKATKVASKRSFKTPVGPIKEMLKAASKQDLNFVASQWGSFLNNLKNREIAAQAMLLDAKVVAASKTAFVLAFKHEFHCQMASNNKRDIIELTLKETVGSEMRMLAITIEEWEKIKEEFIRDQRNESSSDEVQEEDPLISEAKKLFGSDLIEIKD
- a CDS encoding YbaB/EbfC family nucleoid-associated protein → MRGGMGNMNNMMKQMQKMQKKMQQSQEELMAMVFEGTAGGGMVTVTVSGAKEVKEVKIKEEVVDPEDIEMLQDLVLAATNDALKKVDEKTNETMGQFTKGMNIPGLF
- a CDS encoding YaaL family protein translates to MFFRRKGRLNKTIENNLWELITNLKDEWMRNKTLVEKAVEPSEELLYYYKLAEVKYFYMVREAKIRQK